In a genomic window of Piliocolobus tephrosceles isolate RC106 chromosome 1, ASM277652v3, whole genome shotgun sequence:
- the PEA15 gene encoding astrocytic phosphoprotein PEA-15, translating into MAEYGTLLQDLTNNITLEDLEQLKSACKEDIPSEKSEEITTGSAWFSFLESHNKLDKDNLSYIEHIFEISRRPDLLTMVVDYRTRVLKISEEDELDTKLTRIPSAKKYKDIIRQPSEEEIIKLAPPPKKA; encoded by the exons ATGGCTGAGTACGGGACCCTCCTGCAAGACCTGACCAACAACATCACCCTTGAAGATCTAGAACAGCTCAAGTCGGCCTGCAAGGAAGACATCCCCAGCGAAAAGAGTGAGGAGATCACTACTGGCAGTGCCTGGTTTAGCTTCCTGGAGAGCCACAACAAGCTGGAcaaag ACAACCTCTCCTACATTGAGCACATCTTTGAGATCTCCCGCCGTCCTGACCTCCTCACTATGGTGGTTGACTATAGAACCCGTGTGCTGAAGATCTCTGAGGAGGATGAGCTGGACACCAAGCTAACCCGTATCCCCAGTGCCAAGAAGTACAAAG ACATTATCCGGCAGCCCTCTGAGGAAGAGATCATCAAATTGGCTCCCCCACCGAAGAAGGCCTGA